CTCGCGCATGTGCGCCGATAATCCGCTTGAAACCTTCCCGCGGCTGAAGCTCGCGGCTTGAGCCAGAATACACAAGGAGGATCGCATGAGTGATGTCATCGACCGCCCCATCCTCGCCGAGGAAGCCGCCGCCAAAAGCCGCCTGCGTATCATCGATTGCGACGTGCATCCGAGTATCCACGCGCATTCCGATATCGAACAGTTCATGCCGAAGCGCTGGCAGGAGCATCTTCGCACCTATGGCAGCCATCTGCGCACGCCCTATATCGGCACCACGCCGTATCCGCGCTCTTCGCCGTTGATCGCGCGCCGCGATGCCTGGCCGCCGACCGGCGGGCCTCCGGGCTCCGATCTTGATTTCATGCGCAAGCAGCATCTCGATCCGCTCGATATCGAGTATGGCATTCTGCAGGTGCTCGATCTCTTTATCTTCTCGCAGCAGAATCTTGAGTTCGGCGCCGCGATCCAGCGCGCCATCAACGACTGGCAGCTCGCGTTCTGGTCCGACCGCGATCCGCGATTGAAGGCCTCCATCCTCGCCGGTCAGGACGACACGCAGCTTGCGATCGCCGAGATCGAGCGCTGCGCGAAAATCGGCCGCTATGTCCAGATCAATGTCTGCCCGCGCGCCAACGAGCCGCTCGGCCGCCGGCGCTACTGGCCGATCTACGCACGCGCGCAGGAGCTCGGCCTGCCGCTCGGCATTCATGTCGGCGGCTATGGCGGGCACGCGCCGACCGGCGGCGGCTGGCCGTCTTATTATGCCGAGGAGCACCAGTCGAACGCGCACACCATGGCGGCGCAGCTCACCAGCCTCGTGCTCGAAGGCGTTCCCGAACGCTTCCCGAACCTCAAGATTATTTTCATCGAGGGCGGTTTCGGCTGGATCCCGTCGGCGACGTGGCGGATGGATCGGCATTTCGAGGCCTTCCGCAGCGAGGTGCCGCATCTCAAGCGCAGGCCATCGGAGTATGTGAAGGAGCATTTCTGGTTCACGACGCAGCCGATCGACGAGCCAGATGAAGGCAAGCATCTGCGCTCGCTGATCGAATGGGTCGGCGTCGACCGCCTGCTGTTCTCGTCGGACTATCCGCACTGGGATTTCGACGATCCGCGCTACGCCTTCAGGACGCCGCTGACCGAGACCGAACGCCGCAAGATCTTTAACGGCAACGCGCGCGCGCTCTACAAGCTCTGATCGGCGACAAGGAAAACATGACCCGGCACATCGTCGCCCGCACCTCGGACATCCCGCCCGGCGGCAACAAGGTTTTCGGCGTCGACGGCCGCGACATCGTCGTGTTCCACGTCAACGGCGAGTTCTTCGCGCTGCTCAATCGCTGCCCGCATGCGGGTGCGCCGCTGGAGAAGGCCGCCTGCGTCGCGCGACTGACCTCGCCGGAGCCGGGCGTCTACGAACGTTCGCGCGTCGGCGAGTTGTTGCGCTGCGCGTGGCACGGCTGGGAATTCGACATGCGCAATGGGCAATCCTGGTTCGATCCGAAGCGGGTGAAGATCCGCTCTTATCCGGTCTCGGTCGAGAGCGGCGAGGTGTTGCAGAAGGGGCCGTATGTGGCGGAAACCTTCCCGGTTCATGTCGAAGACAGCTACGTCATCATCGAGACTTAGCTGTAACGCCTGTCCGGCGCGATTCTGTCCCGCCGAAGTTATGGATGACGATCTTACTCCTCATCCCCAGCCAAAATTTGGTGTGTAACTCTATAAAATCACGAGATTCTAGATCGCTTAGAGCCCCAAGAGCGTATGATTGTATTGGGTCAATACTGCAGTGATAAGTTGAATATTGATACTATAATACGAACTTGATTCTCAAGTTGGCGAGCTTCCCACATGGCGGTCAAGAAAGTATTTTTCGCGTATCCTTCAAGTCAAACGGAAGTGATGCAGGCCGCTAAAGGCGCGGGACGTCTGGTTGCAAGTCGAGGTAACGAAATCTATTTGCGTCTTTGGGTCGAGAACGATATCGCCGGCCGACCACTTACTGATCCGATTTTCCAAGAGATTCATCAATGCGATATTCTGTTTGCAGACGTCACAACCGTAAATTTTAATGTGACGTTCGAGATCGGATACGCGATTGGCCTCGGAAAACGTGTCCACATTACCCGCAACACGAATTTCCGCCGAGAAGTGGAGCTAATTGATAAAATTGGCGTATTCGACACCCTAGGGTTCGAGCCATATTCCAATGAGGAAGACCTAGCGAGGATGATACTTGACGCCAATAGTGATGGGGCGATCAGGTTAAGTTCCGTACTAAATGTTAAAGCGCCAATCTATGTGTTGAACACGCCGACTACGGGTCAAGCAATGTTGGCGATTGTTTCGCGCATTAAGAAAGCTCGACTCGGTTTCAGGAGTTTCTTTCCACAAGAAGAGCCGCGTCTATCCGCCATCAAGGCGGTGGATGACGTTTCTGCCTCGTTGGGCGTGGTCGTTCCGTTGCTATCTAAAGACTTTGCTGACGCTGACATTCATAATATGCGCGCCGCGTTTGTTGCGGGCGTCGCTCTTGCTATGGCGAAAGCCACAGTTATCCTTCAGCCATCAAACGGTCCTGCCCCGCTTGATGTTCGCGATCTTGTTAAGACTTATGCTCGGTCGGAAGACATAGCTGATCAAATAGGTGAATTGGCCCTCGACGTTACGGAGAGACTGCAAGCGGTCGAACCTCTACCAATTCCTACAGGTAATTTCCTAGCGCAGCTTTCCCTAGGCGACCCTATTGCCGAGAACGAATTTCAAACTTTGGGAAAGTATTTCTTGCGGACTGATGAATTCGGTCGAGCCTCGCGGGGTGAGGTCAATATAGTATTAGGGCGCAAAGGGGCCGGCAAAACTGCCTTGTTTTCTCAATTGCGTAACGAAAAGAGAGAAAATTCACAAAACATCGTCGTTGACCTGAAGCCTGAGGGATATCAGCCTCATCAGGCTCAGCTACGTCATCATCGAGACGTGAGGCGCCGGCGCCAGCCTGTCCTGATACGAAGATATCCTCTCATTTTGATCTCACGCAAAGGAGCCATTCCATGACGCACGCCATTCGCTTCCACAAAACAGGCGGTCCCGAAGTTCTGGTCTGGGAAGAGGTCGCGGTCGGAAAACCCGGTCCGGGCGAGGCACGCATCCGCCACACCGCGGTCGGGCTGAACTTCGTCGACATCTACAATCGTTCAGGACTTTATCCGGCTCAGTTGCCGAGTGGCCTCGGGGGCGAGGCGGCCGGCGTGGTCGAGGAAGTTGGTTCCGGCGTCACCGATCTGAAGCCCGGCGATCGCATTTGCTATGGCAGCGCGCCGATCGGCGCCTATGCCGAAGCGCGGTTGATCCCGGCCGATCGGCTGCTCAAGCTGCCTGATGGCGTCGACGACAAGACCGCGGCGGCGATGATGCTGAAAGGCCTGACGACGCAATACCTGATCCGCCAGGTCTATCGGGTCAAGGCGGGAGACACGATCCTGCTGCACGCCGCGGCCGGCGGCGTCGGCCTGATCCTCAGCCAATGGGCCAAGCATCTTGGCGCCACCGTCATCGGTACCGTCGGCAGCGACGAGAAGGCAAAGCTCGCCAAGGCCCATGGCTGCGCCCACACCATCGTTTACACGCGCGAGGATTTCGCCAAACGCGTCGATGAGATCACCGGCGGCAAGAAGGTGCCCGTCGTGTACGATTCCGTCGGCAAGGACACGTTCCTGAAATCGCTGGACTGCCTGGCTCCAACCGGCGTCGCCGCGCTGTTCGGGGCATCCTCCGGCGCGGTCGATCCGCTCAACCTCGGCCTGCTGGCGCAGAAGGGATCGCTGTTCGTCACGCGGCCGACGCTCAACACCTATGCCGCCAAGCGGGACAACCTCGTCGCCATGGCGAACGAACTGTTCGATGTCGTGAAATCAGGCGCGGTCAAGATCGAGGTGCATCAGACCTATCCGCTGAAGGACGCGGCGAAGGCGCATGCCGATCTCGCCGCGCGCAAGACCACGGGCTCGACGGTTCTAACCGTGTGACCGCCTTGCAGGGCGCGAACGCGCCCAGGAGAACGGTCGTGTCGCTCGCAAAATGGTAACCTCAGCGCGAGGCCGCGCCGAGGTCACCTGACGATATCAGCCGATGCGCGATCAACCGCAGACCTGAACGGGCTGGTGCCGCCAGCCATGGCTGGTGTGCACGCGTCGCTGCACCACGTAGCAGCCGCCGCCATCGTCGTAATCGGCGTAGGGATCGTAGGTATAGTCGTTATAGTCGTCATAGTAGTCGTACGGATAGAAGCCGTAGCCTAGCCCAGAACCGAATGCGAAGCGGTTTCCGAAGCGGCCGTGGAATCCCCGGCCGTAACCACCATTGTGGAATCCGCCTGCGAAGCCGCCGCCATGAAAGCCGCCTCCACGGAAACCACCGCCAGCAAAGCCGCCGCCGTGGAAGCCGCCGCCACCAAAACCGCCGCCGTGGAAGCCACCGCCGCCAAAGCCGCCGCCGTGGAAGCCGCCGCCGCCAAAGCCACCGCCATGGCCGCCTCCGCCGCCAAAGCCGCCGCCACCGCCGTGGCCGCCTCCGCCTCCACCTCCACCGCCGCGCGCCAACGCCATCGTTGGCGAAACCAGACCCAGGGCGGCAACCGCCAACAACGCGATCAAACTCTTGCGCACCATAATCACTCTCCGTCAGATCTCGCTCCCAACCGCGATACTTCTGACGTGGCGATCGTTTTTGAAATCGCTATTGCGATCGACGCGTTTGCCGCTCAACTGTTCGCGATGCCCGGCTAAAAGAAAATTTAAACATCGGCGATCCGATGTTACGCCTGTAACAGCATTGCCGCGATCATGCAGCCTTTGCCGTCAGCCCATCGATCATCGCGCCGACGATGATGGCGATTTCCTTGCGCAGTTCGATCACCGGCACCGCGATCAGTTTCTGCTCGAGGCCGAGCAACACCATGCCGTGAGCGGCAGAGAACAGACTGCGCGCCGTCACGCCGAGTTCGGCCGGTGATCGGTTTGGAAACAGCGCGGCGAGCGGACGATAGATATGGCGGAACAGATCCATCTGTTCACTGATCGCCCAATCCGGAACGGGTTTGCCCGGCGCCATCCGGTGTTCGAACAGCGCGCGCCACAGTTCGAGATTTTCGGCGGCGAATTCGCAATAGGACACTGCAATTCGAACCAGCGTTTCCCGCGGCAAAGCCGGGCCGTTGCTTTCCGCTGCGGTGAGGGCGGCGTCCAGCCTGGAAAGCGTCCGCGAGCCCACCCGCAGGATCAGTTCGTCCATATCCTCGACGAGATTGTAGACCGCGCCGTTGGCGACGCCGATTTCCCGCGCCAACTCCCGCGTCTTCAGGCCGGCCAATCCGCCCGCGGAGATGCTTCGCTCCGCCGCGAGGATCAGTTCTTCGCGAAATTTTGCTCGTCTTTCCAGTGCTTTAGACATTATTTACCAATTTCTTGAGCGATGCTCAAAATGATTCTTGAGCAACGCTCATGTTGGTGCTACAAACTGATTCATGAGCAACGCTCATAACACAGGGAGCTACCAATGTTCAAAACTGTTTTGACGCTCTTCCGGGGCAGTGTAGCTGCCGCGGGGGAAGAACTGGAAGACCGCTCGGCGCTTCTCATTCTCGACCAGCAGATGCGCGATGCGGCCGCGGCCGTCGAACGCTCCAAGCGCACGCTGGCGCTGGCGATCGCAGGCGACCAGCAGGAAGGCCGCCGTCTCGACGCCACCAACGCCCGGATCGCCGATCTCGAAGTCCGCGCCACCGCAGCGCTTGATGGTGGCCGGGAAGATCTCGCCCGCGAGGCGGCACAGTCGATCGCCAACCTCGAGGCGGACCGCGATGCCGCGATGACCGCGCGAACCCTGTTCGCGTCCGAAATCGCGCGGCTCAAGCGCCACGTTTCCAATGCCGAGGCACGGATCACCGAACTCGATCGCGGCCGTCGCATCGCCCGCGCCTCGGAAGCGGTACGCGCGCTTCGCAGGGGCGGCATCGAAGCCGCGCGTCCCTACGAATCCACGCTGCCGGAAGCGGAGAACACGCTGAAGCGGTTGCGCGAACGGCAGATCGAGGCCCAGGCCGCGGCCGACGCCCTGATCGAACTCGATGCCGCCAGCGGGCCGCAGGCGACTGCCGAGAAACTCGCCGAACAGGGCTTTGGCCCCCGGCTGAAATCAACCGCGGACGACGTGCTCGCGCGGCTGAACGCCAAACGCACGCAAGCTGCCTGAAACTGAACTCGATCGATTAAACCCATATCAAACAGGAGATTGTCATGAACCAGAACGTCCAACCCCACAGCGGTGCCTGGGTTACCTTCA
This portion of the Bradyrhizobium sp. AZCC 2262 genome encodes:
- a CDS encoding amidohydrolase family protein, which gives rise to MSDVIDRPILAEEAAAKSRLRIIDCDVHPSIHAHSDIEQFMPKRWQEHLRTYGSHLRTPYIGTTPYPRSSPLIARRDAWPPTGGPPGSDLDFMRKQHLDPLDIEYGILQVLDLFIFSQQNLEFGAAIQRAINDWQLAFWSDRDPRLKASILAGQDDTQLAIAEIERCAKIGRYVQINVCPRANEPLGRRRYWPIYARAQELGLPLGIHVGGYGGHAPTGGGWPSYYAEEHQSNAHTMAAQLTSLVLEGVPERFPNLKIIFIEGGFGWIPSATWRMDRHFEAFRSEVPHLKRRPSEYVKEHFWFTTQPIDEPDEGKHLRSLIEWVGVDRLLFSSDYPHWDFDDPRYAFRTPLTETERRKIFNGNARALYKL
- a CDS encoding Rieske (2Fe-2S) protein, whose product is MTRHIVARTSDIPPGGNKVFGVDGRDIVVFHVNGEFFALLNRCPHAGAPLEKAACVARLTSPEPGVYERSRVGELLRCAWHGWEFDMRNGQSWFDPKRVKIRSYPVSVESGEVLQKGPYVAETFPVHVEDSYVIIET
- a CDS encoding quinone oxidoreductase family protein, yielding MTHAIRFHKTGGPEVLVWEEVAVGKPGPGEARIRHTAVGLNFVDIYNRSGLYPAQLPSGLGGEAAGVVEEVGSGVTDLKPGDRICYGSAPIGAYAEARLIPADRLLKLPDGVDDKTAAAMMLKGLTTQYLIRQVYRVKAGDTILLHAAAGGVGLILSQWAKHLGATVIGTVGSDEKAKLAKAHGCAHTIVYTREDFAKRVDEITGGKKVPVVYDSVGKDTFLKSLDCLAPTGVAALFGASSGAVDPLNLGLLAQKGSLFVTRPTLNTYAAKRDNLVAMANELFDVVKSGAVKIEVHQTYPLKDAAKAHADLAARKTTGSTVLTV
- a CDS encoding TetR/AcrR family transcriptional regulator; its protein translation is MSKALERRAKFREELILAAERSISAGGLAGLKTRELAREIGVANGAVYNLVEDMDELILRVGSRTLSRLDAALTAAESNGPALPRETLVRIAVSYCEFAAENLELWRALFEHRMAPGKPVPDWAISEQMDLFRHIYRPLAALFPNRSPAELGVTARSLFSAAHGMVLLGLEQKLIAVPVIELRKEIAIIVGAMIDGLTAKAA
- a CDS encoding PspA/IM30 family protein, producing the protein MFKTVLTLFRGSVAAAGEELEDRSALLILDQQMRDAAAAVERSKRTLALAIAGDQQEGRRLDATNARIADLEVRATAALDGGREDLAREAAQSIANLEADRDAAMTARTLFASEIARLKRHVSNAEARITELDRGRRIARASEAVRALRRGGIEAARPYESTLPEAENTLKRLRERQIEAQAAADALIELDAASGPQATAEKLAEQGFGPRLKSTADDVLARLNAKRTQAA